The window TATTATCGATTAACAATCTTCCTTTTGTTATAATTCCAGCTATTAAATACGTACCAGCTTCAATTCTATCTGATATTATTGAATAATACTTATAATTTCCATGTAAATATTTAACTCCTTTTATCATAAGAGTATTTGTACCAATACCATAAATTTTTGCTCCTAACTCAGTTAAAAATTTAGATAAATCTACAATTTCTGGTTCACAAGCAGCATTTTTAATAATTATTTCCCCATTTACAAAAATTGATGTCATTAATATATTTTCTGTTCCAGTGACAGTAACCATATCAAATACAAAAGTTCCAGATTTTATCTTTTTTTTTATAGAGGCATTAATAAATTTATCCTCTATATAAATATCAATTCCCATTTTTTTTAAGATATTTAAATGTAAATCAATAGGACGGACACCAATATTACATCCTCCTGGAAAACCAATTCTAACTTTTCCAAACCTTAATAATAATGGACCTAAAACTAGAATAGAAGCTCTAATTTTTTTAGTAAAACTAAACGGTACATAAAAACTATCAATATTAGATGAATTAATTTTGATATTATTTTTAGTGTAAAAAGTTATTTTTGAACCTATTAATTTTAATATTTCTAACATAATCTTTACATCTTTGATATCTGGTATATTAGAAATATAAACATCATCTTCAGTAAGTAATGAAGCTGCTATTATAGGTAATGCTGCATTTTTAGATCCAGAAATACTAACTTTTCCATTTAAAGAATTTCCTCCATTAATAATAAATTGACTCATAATTTCTTATTCCATTCTTGTCTTGTAAAAAGATTCATTTTTATAGAATGTATATCATTATTTAAAAAATATTTTTTTAATTTAGAATAAACGAATTTTTGCTTTTCTAATTCTGATTTATTTATAAATAAATCAGAAACAATAGTTAAGTCACAATGAGATACATTGTATTCTACATCAACAAAATCTATATTTTTTGTATTTAAAAATATATTTTTTAATTCATCAACAATCGTAACCATTTTATTATAGTTTCCTAATTTTTATTAACTTTTAATTTTTTATAATTATATACATCTATAAAATATAGAAAATATTTATTAAAAATTAATTAGTACTTAAAAAAAATAATTTCATTGTTAAAATGATTTATAATAATATAAATATTTAATTATATCAAACATAATTTTTACAATATAAAATGAAAAAAACAATACTAGACAAAGCAAAAAAAATAAAATGTTTAATCTGTGATGTAGATGGAGTATTAACAAACGGTTTTTTTTATATAGATAACCATGGAAATGAATTTAAATCTTTTTATGTACATGATGGTATTGGAATAAAACTATTAATTATGGCAGGAATAGAAGTGGCTATTATAACTATTTCTAATAGTAAAATAATTGATTTTAGAGTACGACAACTAGGAATTAAATATTTTTTTAAAGGACAAACCGATAAAAATCATGCTTTTAATAAACTAAAAACAATTTTAAATTTAAAAAATGAAGAATTCGCTTATATAGGAGATGATATACCTGATATTTCAGTTATGAAACAAGTAGGATTAAGCATATCCGTATCTAATGCAACTGAACAAGCAAAAAAAAATTCTATTTGGCAAACAAAAAGAGCTGGAGGATATGGAGCAGTACGTGAAGTATGTGAGTTAATCTTAAATTCTCAAAATAAAAAAAATAGTATTAACCAAATATTATAATTAATAAAAATTTAATTAAATTAATTTTTAATAAAATTAATACATACTTTTAATAATTAAAATCTACTATAAAATTTATTATAAAAAATAAAATATATTAATATTCTACATTTTAATTTTACTATATAATTGTCCACATGAAGCATTAATATCTAAACCTCTTGTTTTACGAATAGAACTATATATGCCATTGTTTAATAATTTTTTATTAAATTTCTTAATTACTTCCATAGAAGAAGATTCATATTTAGAATGAGGAAACATATTAAATGGAATTAAATTAACTTTTGCTAAAATATTGTTTAATAATTTTATTAATTGATCAGCATGAATAGATTGGTCATTAATATTTTTTAACATAATATATTCAAAAGTAACTTTACGTTTTTGATTTTTATTAAAAATTTCTTTACATAATTTTATTAAATTAAATAATGGATATTTTTTATTTATTGGAACAAGTATATTTCTTAATTCTTCATTAGGAGCATGTAATGATATAGCAATTCCTATAGAAGTTGTATAATATAATTTTTTTAGAATTGGTACTATACCAACTGTACTTAATGTAATTTTTTTTTGAGGTATATTATATGTAAATTTATCTGCAATAATATTTATTGCATTAATAATATTTTTAAAATTAAATAAGGGTTCCCCCATTCCCATAATTACTATATTTGTTATATTTTTGTCATTATATACTTTTTTTTTTCTATTTAAATTTTTATTAACTAACCAAATTTGTCCTAATATTTCAGATAAACTTAAATTTCTACTAAACCCCATTTTTCCAGTATAACAAAAACTGCAATTTGCAATACATCCAATTTGGGATGATATACATAAAGTTTTTCTTTTTTTTTCTGGAATAAATACAGTTTCAATATAATTTTTACATTTTAATTTTAACAACCATTTGCATGTACCATCTTTAGATTTTTTAAAACCTGCAATTGATGGTAACTCTACTTTAAAAGTACTATTTAAATAGTTACGAAATTTTTTATTAATATTAGTCATATTCAAAAAATCTTTAGTTCCAAATTTATGAATCCATTGCATAACTTGTTGAATTCTATAAGATTTTTCATCTATACTATTAAATATCTTAAATATTTGCTCTCTATTTAAATTTAAAATATCTATTTTTTTTATCATAAAATGAATATTGCCAAAAATAATAAATAAAATAATTTGTTTTTTAATCAATTTAAAAAAATATTAAAAATTATTTAAATAATATTTATTATATAAATATTTCATATGATTTAAAAAAAAAAGAAATTTCTTGATAAGCTGTTTCTATACTATCTGATCCATGTACAATATTACAATTAATGTTTTCCGCAAAATCATAACGAATAGTACCTGGTAATGCATTTTTTGGATCAGTATTTCCCATTAATGCACGATTTTTTTTAATAGCATTATCTCCTTGTAAGATTTGAACTATTATAGGTCCAGAAACCATAAAATTTATTAAATCATTAAAGAATTTTTTTTCCTTATGGATGTAATAAAATTGTATAGCTTTTTCGAAAGTAAGCTTTACAGTTTTTATAGCAATAATTTTCAATCCAGATTTTTCAAATCTATTATAAATATTTCCAACAATTAATTTTTTTACTCCATCTGGTTTAATTATTGATAAAGTTAATTCTTCCATCACATTTTTTTTAAATACTAAAAACAAAGTATGTTTATTTTATATATAAAATAAATTTTATTATGATAAAAATCAATATAAATATTTCATTTTAATAAAATATATTTTATTCAATAAAAGTTTATTAAAACTAAATTGAATTTAGTTAAAATCAAAATAAAATAATATTAAAAATTATAAAAATAATAATATATTTTTAATAATCAATACCATTTGAGTCAATATTGGTTTTAATCAATCCTATTAAACAATATACTTAATAAAGGTAAAATTTCCTCAAAATATAATCAACATAATGGTTGAATTTTAATTTTATTATTTTTTAAGTATATTTGACATGGTTCAAAATAAGATTTTATTGCATTATCTGAACGATAAATACCAGCAATAGATAAAAGTTCTGCATCTAATGATTGACAAAAAATTCTTGCTTCAAGATTTCCATTAATCCCAGCTAATGATTTTCCCCTTAGTGTACCATATATATGAATATTTCCACTAGCAAATAATTCTGCTCCATGATTAACTGAAGAAACAATAATTAAATCTCCTTTTTCATTAATAATTTGTTGACCTGATCTAATTGTAAACGTATATAATTTATTTTGTTGCAACTCCTCTTTTAAAAAGAAATGTTTTTCATATCCACATTGATTATTTTTAATGATTAATTCATCATTATTAATAAATGAGTCATTCAATATAGCTAAATTTAATATTTTAGCAATATCAATTAATTTTTCATTTTTTTTTATACCTTGAATTGCGAAAGGATATAAAAAGTTACTTTTTAAAAAATTGTACAAGAATAATAGATCAATAGTTTCATTTTTAATTTTACTAAAATCAATTATAATTGGAATATTTCTAAATTCAAATAATTTATTTGAAATAAATTGATTTAACTGTTTTGTTACTAATTTTTGATCGGTTTCTAATATATATAAAATAATGAAGAAATATGATCTGTTTTTTAATAAAAAAAATCTTTTTTTTACTATATTAATAGAATTCATATTAATAATTAAAATTATATTAATTTTCTTTTAATAAATAAAATTACTTACAATATATTATATATTATATATTTTGGTCAGAGGCAGAATTGAACTGCCGACACAAGGATTTTCAGTCCTCTGCTCTACCAACTGAGCTATCTGACCTATCTAATTAGATTATATATTTTATAAAAATTTTAACAATAAAAAAATGTTTTAGCATAACTTATTATATAATATTGAATATATTAAATTTAATTAATATAATAGAACATATTGTTGTATATACGTATATTACTAAAATTATTTTTTTTATCTTTAAGATAATTGTCCATGACAAAATTTAAATTTTTTTTTAGATCCACACGGACATACGTCATTTCTACCTATTTTTTTTTCATACACTTTAAATATATTTAAATTTTTATTATCAAAATATTTTATTTTTTTATTATAAATGAATCTTTTTTCTTGCAAACATTCTCCATATTCTTGTTTATTTAATTTAATAGCTTCTTTTGCTATTTCTGTTTTTTTTTCTATACTTACAGAAAATAATAGCTTTATTATTTCATACTTTAATGAAGAAATCATATTGAAAAATAAAATAAATGCTTCTCTTTTATATTCCTGTTTAGGATCTTTTTGCGCATATCCTCGCAAATGAATACCTTGACGTAAATAATCTATTATAGATAGATGTTCACACCAATAAAAATCTAAAGTTTGTAAAATAATAAATTTTTCAAAAAAATATAAGATATTTTCATCAAGTTCCTTTTTTTTTTCTTTATAAATATTTAAAAACTTATTAAAAATTTCTTTCTTAATATAATTTTTAAAATTAAAAGATGATTTTTTTTTTGTAAAAATACTAGTATTATCTATACTAATATTAAAATCTCTCATAATTATAAAAAACAATTTATTTAATTTTACATCCTGTTTGAAATCATTTATATTTTTAGAAAAATTAAAATTTTCTATTAAATTAGATATTACATCTTTCATAATTTCTATAATAAACTCTTTAAAACTAATCATTTTTATAAGATGTAATCTTTGCGTGTAAAAAACTTTTCTTTGTTCATTTATAACATCATCATATTCTAATAATTGTTTTCTGATATCAAAATAATACCCTTCTAACTTTTTTTGAGCATTTTCTATTGCTCTTGATATTAAAGAATGTTCAATGGGTTCACCTGATTTCATTCCTAATCGCTTCATTATATGTGAAACACGTTTAGAAGCAAAAATTCTCATTAAATTATCTTCCATAGATAAATAAAATCTACTACTTCCTATATCTCCTTGTCTTCCAGCTCTTCCTCTTAATTGATTATCAATACGTCTGGATTCATGTCTTTCTGAACCAATAACTCTTAGTCCTCCAGATTTTATTACTTGTTCATGACGTCTTTTCCAATCTTTTTTTAAGATTTTTACTCTCTCTTTATTAATTTTTAATAATGAATGATCAAATTCATAAAATATATTTCCTCCTAAAACAATATCGGTTCCTCTACCAGCCATATTAGTAGCAATTGTTACAGCACCAGGCCTTCCTGCATCTGCAATTATTTTTGCTTCTTTTTTATGAAATTTGGCATTAAGAATTTGATGTTTAATCGAAAACTTATCCATTAAATTACTTAATATTTCTGAAGATTCAATTGATGTTGTTCCTATGAGAACAGGTTGTTTTTTCTTAACACAATTTCTTACATCATTAATGATGGCATTATATTTATCTTTTTGAGTAAGATAAACTAAATCACTTTGATCCAAACGACACATAGGTTTATTTGTAGGGATAACTATTACTTCCAAATCATAAATTTGTTGAAATTCATAAGCTTCTGTATCAGCAGTTCCAGTCATTCCAGATAATTTGTTGTATAATCTAAAATAATTTTGAAATGTAATTGAAGCAAGAGTTTGATTTTCATTTTGAATTGGAACATGTTCTTTAGCTTCTATAGCCTGATGTAATCCTTCTGACCATCTTCTACCATATATAGCTCTACCCGTATGTTCATCTACAATAATTATTTTTCTATTCTTAATAATATAATCAACATTTCTATGAAACATGATATGGGCTCTGAGAGCAGCATTTATATGATACATAAGATTAATATTAGTAGAACGATAAAGATCTTCTTTAGAATTTAATAATTTAGCTTCTAAAAGAAGTTTTTCAATATTATCATGTCCTTTTTCTGTCAAATATACTTGTTTTTGTTTTTCATCAACAATATAATTCGTTAAATTATTAAAATTAGTATTTTCATTAAGCTGTAGAATAATTTTATTAATTATTACATATAAATCAGAACTTACATAAGATTCTCCGGAAATAATTAATGGAGTTCTAGCTTCATCTATCAAAATAGAATCAACTTCATCAATGATAGCAAAATTTAACTCTTTTTGAACTTTATCTTCTATATTAAAAATCATATTATCCCTTAAATAATCAAAACCAAATTCATTATTTGTCCCATAAATAATATCTGATTGATAAGCAATTTTTTTTTCTTTATATGGCATATCTGCATAAATAACACCTACAGTCAATCCTAAAGCTTCATATATAGGTTTCATCCACTTACTATCACGTTTAGAAAGATAATCATTAACTGTAACAACATGAACTCCTTTTCCAGTTAAAGCATTTAAATAAGATGGTAAAGTAGCTACTAAAGTTTTACCTTCTCCTGTACGCATTTCAGCAACTTTTCCCTCATGTAACACAACACCACCAATTAATTGGACATCAAAATGTCTTAAATTTAAAATTCTAAATGAAACTTCTCTAACTACAGCAAAAGCTTCCGTTAAAATATCATTTAAATCTTCTCCTTCAAATAATCTAGATTTAAATTCTTTTGTTTTGTTAAACAATTGTTTATTAGAAAGTTTTTTAATTTTTTCTTCATAAGAATTAATAGATATAATCTTTCTTTTAATTTTATTTAAAACTCGTTCATTTCTGCTTTTAAAAATTTTTTTAATTAAAATATTTAACATAATTTATTTCACTAATATAATAAAAACATTAAAATTTTAATATTTATATATAAAAATATTAACTTTACAATAAAAATTATCTAATGCAAATAAAGTAATTAATCTTCTATATAAAAAATTATTTACAAACTTTTCTGATTTTATTAATATATTCCAAATATATTTAAAAATTATTTTAAATATTAATAATCGATCAAAGAATCGATATTTTTAATATTAAATTCTTTATTCATTTTAACAAAATTTTATAAATTAAATTAATTAATTAATATAAAAAATATAGTTTTTTAACTAAAAAAACAATTTTTTAAAAAAACCAAAATCTTTTTGCTTGATAGTATAAAGATACATTATTCCAATGCCAATAAGTTGAATATTTTTTTAACTTTTTTTTTAAAAAAATAAATATTTCTTCTTTAGGATATTTAATAAATACACAACAATTTTTATCAAATTTTGATTTATAAGAAAAATTCATTATATTATTAAATTCTGAAAAATATTTTAATAAAATCAAATCATTTGTAATAATTTTGATTAATTTGGGAAATATAAATTTTCCATGTCCCCAAATCCATAAACTATTAATAGTTAAACCAGGAGGCCTCCATTTATTAAGTGAATGAGAGTATAAATACATTTGCAATTCTGTAATTTTTTTTTGCCAAAATAAAGTCTTATCTAAATAAAATAAAGAAGGATATATTGGTTTATTCAATAATACATATATAGAAGGATTATATATTAATGGTTTATTTTTAATATTAATCAACCAAATATATGGATTGTAATAAATTAAATTTATATCATCTGATTTAAAAAATTGAGAAATTTCATAAAACCATAAACGAGATTCTAATTCATTTAATTGCAAAGAAGAATCCGATGCTACAATCATAACTTGATTATAATAAAGTTTCCAATGAACCAAAGAAACTACTAACCATTGTTCTTTTATAGATATATTACAATATATACTTATTAAATTTGCTAAAGGAGGATACACAAAAGAAAATCCTAAAGATATTAATATGTTATAATAATAACTCTTATGAATTAAATTATATTTTATATTTTTAGACAGTATTTTTTTACTGTTATTTATAACAATATTTATCATATAAAAAAAAATTTATGTAACTACTTATATTTTAATAAAAATTTGTAATAATATTAATTAAAATTTATTAAATATACTTTTAAAAAAAATATTCATCATAACAATGTATATTAACTTAGAATGTTGTCAAAAACATAGTATTCAATCTTATGGAAACAATTTTATAAAAATAAATTCATTAATTTATAAAAAAAGCCTCATTATAAATAATGATACAATTATTTCTACTTGGAAAGTTAATAATATTTACGATATAAACAAATATAATATAAAACCATTAATTCTATATAAAACAAATATTATTTTAATTGCCTCAAATAACATACAAATATCTTATTTGAATAAGCTTAAAAAATTATTTACTAAAAAAATTGCACTAGAATGTATGTCTATAAGTTCTGCTTGTAAAATATTTAATATATTACTATGTGAAAATCGATACGTATCCATGGGAGTTATATTATAGTAAATATACTTTATCTAATAAAAATTAATATTAATTTTATTGATAATTATATCTATTTTTTGTTAAAATAGAACCTCTCATTTTTAATTCAACACAGCAAATATCTAATTGAATAAATTTATGTATGGAGAGATGGCTGAGTGGATTAAAGCGCATGTTTGGAAAACATGTATACAAATTAAATTTTATGTATCGAGGGTTCGAATCCCTCTCTCTCCGAATATTATAAATATTTAAATAAAACCGTTAAAAGCTTTATTGCTAAAAGTCTTTTTTTAAAAAACTAATAAATTTATTATGTCTTCTTAATTCTTCTGAATTAGCATAAATAATAGGAGAATTACTAACTAATAAAACATGATCTATATCATTATTTTTATAATTGCTAAAATTTTGTTTTATTTTTTCTTTTTTGAACAAAGAAGTTTGTCCACTAGTCATTTCTAAATAAAGAGATGCTAAGATTTTAGCATCCAACAAAGCACCATGAAAATTTCTATCAGAAATATTTATTTTATAACGCTTACAAAGAGCATTTAAAGTATTTCTTCTTCCAGGATATTTTTTTCTTGCAAAAATCAAAGTATCAAAAATAGAACAATAATTTTTCAAAAGAATTGGATTATTAATTAATTTAAATTCATGTTCTAAAAAATCTATATCAAATTTTGCATTATGTATTATCAGCTCAGAATGTTTAATAAATTTTAAAAGACTCATTGCAATATCTTTAAAAAAAGGTTTTTTCTCCAAAAAATCTCTAGTAATTCCATGTATATTAAAAGATTCTTTATCAATATCACGTTGAGGATTTAAATATGTATGAAAATATTTTCCAGTAAATTTTCTTTCTTTTAATTCTATACATCCAATTTCAATAATTTTATGTCCTAACTTTATATCAAGACCTGTGGTTTCTGTATCTAACACAATTTGTCTTTTCATTTTATATGCCTTAATTGATAAAAAATTAAATGAAATAAAATTCATTACTTATTAAATTCTTAACACAATGATTCTAAAATTGCTTTTTTAGCTAATGCATCAACTTGTTCATTTTCAGGATAACCAGAATGACCCT is drawn from Candidatus Legionella polyplacis and contains these coding sequences:
- the murA gene encoding UDP-N-acetylglucosamine 1-carboxyvinyltransferase — protein: MSQFIINGGNSLNGKVSISGSKNAALPIIAASLLTEDDVYISNIPDIKDVKIMLEILKLIGSKITFYTKNNIKINSSNIDSFYVPFSFTKKIRASILVLGPLLLRFGKVRIGFPGGCNIGVRPIDLHLNILKKMGIDIYIEDKFINASIKKKIKSGTFVFDMVTVTGTENILMTSIFVNGEIIIKNAACEPEIVDLSKFLTELGAKIYGIGTNTLMIKGVKYLHGNYKYYSIISDRIEAGTYLIAGIITKGRLLIDNINPNILSSILFVIKKSGVNLNIGKNSIEVNMNKITSLNSVNIVTATYPFFPTDMQPQFIILNIIANGISLIIETVFKNRFTHIKELISMGAKIILNKNKILIIGNKKLLGTFVKASDLRSAASLILAGLIAVGKTIIEYIDYIDRGYDNIENKLTLLGADIKRRNIII
- a CDS encoding BolA/IbaG family iron-sulfur metabolism protein → MVTIVDELKNIFLNTKNIDFVDVEYNVSHCDLTIVSDLFINKSELEKQKFVYSKLKKYFLNNDIHSIKMNLFTRQEWNKKL
- a CDS encoding KdsC family phosphatase, encoding MKKTILDKAKKIKCLICDVDGVLTNGFFYIDNHGNEFKSFYVHDGIGIKLLIMAGIEVAIITISNSKIIDFRVRQLGIKYFFKGQTDKNHAFNKLKTILNLKNEEFAYIGDDIPDISVMKQVGLSISVSNATEQAKKNSIWQTKRAGGYGAVREVCELILNSQNKKNSINQIL
- the rlmN gene encoding 23S rRNA (adenine(2503)-C(2))-methyltransferase RlmN, with the translated sequence MIKKIDILNLNREQIFKIFNSIDEKSYRIQQVMQWIHKFGTKDFLNMTNINKKFRNYLNSTFKVELPSIAGFKKSKDGTCKWLLKLKCKNYIETVFIPEKKRKTLCISSQIGCIANCSFCYTGKMGFSRNLSLSEILGQIWLVNKNLNRKKKVYNDKNITNIVIMGMGEPLFNFKNIINAINIIADKFTYNIPQKKITLSTVGIVPILKKLYYTTSIGIAISLHAPNEELRNILVPINKKYPLFNLIKLCKEIFNKNQKRKVTFEYIMLKNINDQSIHADQLIKLLNNILAKVNLIPFNMFPHSKYESSSMEVIKKFNKKLLNNGIYSSIRKTRGLDINASCGQLYSKIKM
- the ndk gene encoding nucleoside-diphosphate kinase — encoded protein: MEELTLSIIKPDGVKKLIVGNIYNRFEKSGLKIIAIKTVKLTFEKAIQFYYIHKEKKFFNDLINFMVSGPIIVQILQGDNAIKKNRALMGNTDPKNALPGTIRYDFAENINCNIVHGSDSIETAYQEISFFFKSYEIFI
- the minC gene encoding septum site-determining protein MinC, translating into MNSINIVKKRFFLLKNRSYFFIILYILETDQKLVTKQLNQFISNKLFEFRNIPIIIDFSKIKNETIDLLFLYNFLKSNFLYPFAIQGIKKNEKLIDIAKILNLAILNDSFINNDELIIKNNQCGYEKHFFLKEELQQNKLYTFTIRSGQQIINEKGDLIIVSSVNHGAELFASGNIHIYGTLRGKSLAGINGNLEARIFCQSLDAELLSIAGIYRSDNAIKSYFEPCQIYLKNNKIKIQPLC
- the secA gene encoding preprotein translocase subunit SecA; translation: MLNILIKKIFKSRNERVLNKIKRKIISINSYEEKIKKLSNKQLFNKTKEFKSRLFEGEDLNDILTEAFAVVREVSFRILNLRHFDVQLIGGVVLHEGKVAEMRTGEGKTLVATLPSYLNALTGKGVHVVTVNDYLSKRDSKWMKPIYEALGLTVGVIYADMPYKEKKIAYQSDIIYGTNNEFGFDYLRDNMIFNIEDKVQKELNFAIIDEVDSILIDEARTPLIISGESYVSSDLYVIINKIILQLNENTNFNNLTNYIVDEKQKQVYLTEKGHDNIEKLLLEAKLLNSKEDLYRSTNINLMYHINAALRAHIMFHRNVDYIIKNRKIIIVDEHTGRAIYGRRWSEGLHQAIEAKEHVPIQNENQTLASITFQNYFRLYNKLSGMTGTADTEAYEFQQIYDLEVIVIPTNKPMCRLDQSDLVYLTQKDKYNAIINDVRNCVKKKQPVLIGTTSIESSEILSNLMDKFSIKHQILNAKFHKKEAKIIADAGRPGAVTIATNMAGRGTDIVLGGNIFYEFDHSLLKINKERVKILKKDWKRRHEQVIKSGGLRVIGSERHESRRIDNQLRGRAGRQGDIGSSRFYLSMEDNLMRIFASKRVSHIMKRLGMKSGEPIEHSLISRAIENAQKKLEGYYFDIRKQLLEYDDVINEQRKVFYTQRLHLIKMISFKEFIIEIMKDVISNLIENFNFSKNINDFKQDVKLNKLFFIIMRDFNISIDNTSIFTKKKSSFNFKNYIKKEIFNKFLNIYKEKKKELDENILYFFEKFIILQTLDFYWCEHLSIIDYLRQGIHLRGYAQKDPKQEYKREAFILFFNMISSLKYEIIKLLFSVSIEKKTEIAKEAIKLNKQEYGECLQEKRFIYNKKIKYFDNKNLNIFKVYEKKIGRNDVCPCGSKKKFKFCHGQLS
- a CDS encoding MTH938/NDUFAF3 family protein produces the protein MYINLECCQKHSIQSYGNNFIKINSLIYKKSLIINNDTIISTWKVNNIYDINKYNIKPLILYKTNIILIASNNIQISYLNKLKKLFTKKIALECMSISSACKIFNILLCENRYVSMGVIL
- the dnaQ gene encoding DNA polymerase III subunit epsilon is translated as MNFISFNFLSIKAYKMKRQIVLDTETTGLDIKLGHKIIEIGCIELKERKFTGKYFHTYLNPQRDIDKESFNIHGITRDFLEKKPFFKDIAMSLLKFIKHSELIIHNAKFDIDFLEHEFKLINNPILLKNYCSIFDTLIFARKKYPGRRNTLNALCKRYKINISDRNFHGALLDAKILASLYLEMTSGQTSLFKKEKIKQNFSNYKNNDIDHVLLVSNSPIIYANSEELRRHNKFISFLKKDF